The Toxorhynchites rutilus septentrionalis strain SRP chromosome 3, ASM2978413v1, whole genome shotgun sequence genome includes a region encoding these proteins:
- the LOC129774397 gene encoding uncharacterized protein LOC129774397, giving the protein MSAQSRIKPFDAAGETSSLPEQWETWKNDLDSFFLARNIEAQREKKAQLAYLRGPGLQEILRHLPGVNQVPHVTDDPPYYDVAIQCLDNFFEPFRRKTYERHLFHQIVQQQDERFTDFVMRLRKQIARCSYNPSVVDELIADRIAQGCKSQELRTKFLQKDRTLDEIIALGTSLADSFNQSRELGKPYMHSRPDSRSEHEVNWVTKKRLRSVGDHSSSNSTTNRFRTNNHACYSCGRRGHVQGPAKQTKCAACGKTGHWAKRCYSTGHCVKRRQDDSTPVTKAKRIRAISEEIGKEQEKDFVFYAMGPNVFNFEVGGVDIPMTIDSGADANIITRDIWEQMKEAGVKVKNTTTKADRTLMAYADKPLRIAGMFCSEIEAATNKADAKFYVVEDGQRCLLDDRTAKNLQVLKVGYDVEAIRARFSSPFPKIRGVIVEIPIDEQVQPVQQAYRRPPIAMERMIEEKLDSLLELDIIELAPGPSPWVSPFVPVLKDTGEVRLCVDMRRENQAVLRETHPLPLIEELLSSVSGAVLFSKIDIKDAYHQVEISERSRPITTFITKRGLYR; this is encoded by the coding sequence TCAAACCATTTGATGCTGCTGGAGAGACCAGTAGCCTTCCGGAACAAtgggaaacatggaaaaacgaTTTAGACTCCTTTTTCCTGGCTCGTAATATCGAAGCGCAGCGAGAGAAGAAAGCACAGTTGGCGTATCTGAGAGGACCAGGGTTGCAGGAGATACTACGTCACCTTCCTGGGGTAAACCAAGTACCGCATGTGACCGACGATCCTCCGTATTATGATGTGGCCATACAATGCCTGGATAACTTTTTCGAACCATTTCGCCGTAAGACGTACGAGCGGCATCTCTTCCATCAGATTGTTCAGCAACAGGATGAAAGGTTTACGGACTTTGTAATGCGGCTGCGGAAGCAGATTGCTAGATGCAGTTACAATCCGAGTGTTGTGGACGAGTTAATTGCGGATCGCATCGCTCAAGGATGCAAATCACAAGAACTTAGAACGAAATTTCTTCAGAAGGATAGAACTCTCGACGAAATCATCGCGTTGGGTACGAGCCTGGCCGATTCATTCAATCAGTCCAGGGAACTTGGAAAACCGTATATGCATTCAAGACCAGATTCTCGATCTGAACATGAGGTTAATTGGGTCACAAAAAAACGTTTACGTTCAGTTGGTGACCACAGTTCGAGTAATTCTACAACAAATCGTTTTCGAACAAACAACCACGCCTGTTACAGTTGTGGCCGTCGAGGACACGTGCAAGGTCCCGCAAAACAGACGAAGTGTGCTGCCTGTGGAAAAACAGGACATTGGGCCAAAAGATGTTATAGTACTGGACATTGTGTTAAGCGCCGTCAAGATGATTCAACCCCGGTAACAAAGGCCAAACGGATTCGAGCGATCTCTGAGGAAATTGGAAAGGAACAGGAGAAAGATTTCGTGTTCTACGCTATGGGCCCAAACGTTTTCAACTTTGAGGTTGGTGGAGTTGACATACCCATGACAATCGACTCAGGAGCCGATGCGAACATCATCACAAGGGACATTTGGGAGCAAATGAAGGAGGCAGGAGTAAAAGTGAAAAATACAACTACGAAAGCTGATCGAACGCTTATGGCATATGCTGATAAGCCGTTGAGAATTGCGGGAATGTTCTGTTCAGAGATCGAGGCGGCAACCAACAAGGCTGATGCGAAATTTTATGTTGTGGAAGATGGTCAACGCTGCTTGCTTGACGATCGAACAGCCAAAAATCTGCAAGTATTGAAGGTTGGATACGATGTAGAAGCAATTAGAGCACGCTTTAGTTCACCGTTTCCAAAAATCCGTGGAGTGATTGTGGAGATACCGATTGATGAACAAGTTCAGCCTGTACAACAAGCGTACAGACGGCCACCAATCGCGATGGAGAGAATGATCGAGGAAAAACTAGATTCTCTTCTAGAATTGGATATCATCGAACTTGCTCCAGGACCGTCCCCTTGGGTATCGCCATTTGTACCAGTCCTTAAGGATACAGGTGAAGTCAGACTCTGTGTCGATATGCGCCGGGAAAATCAAGCGGTTTTGCGAGAAACTCACCCGTTACCACTGATAGAGGAGTTGTTGTCATCGGTGTCTGGTGCTGTCCTTTTCTCGAAAATCGACATCAAGGACGCGTACCACCAAGTGGAGATATCCGAGCGTTCTCGACCAATCACAACATTCATTACGAAGCGTGGTCTTTACAGGTAG